Proteins co-encoded in one Bremerella sp. TYQ1 genomic window:
- a CDS encoding sugar ABC transporter ATP-binding protein has product MSEDAIPFLEVERISKRFPGVKALSEVSLRVGAGESIAVIGENGAGKSTLMKILAGIQPPDSGTIRVEGKPVEIRGVTDALELGIALIHQELNLCDNLSVGANIYLGREPRTLGWIDQSKVCAQSKTYLKQVGLDIDPRTLLADLSIGQQQLVEIAKALSCNAKLLIMDEPTSSLSAREVERLFEVIQSLRAAGVSIVYISHRLSEVHRVCDRVVALRDGQNSGELSREEISHDNMVRLMVGRDLAQFYAHEPMTPGELVLEVKNLRTHAHPKHEISFELRAGEIVGLAGLVGAGRTELFETLFGVHPPEGGSIEVSGKRVAMRSPRDAIAQEIFLVPEDRKQQGLVLPMDVGQNTTLPGLHRLSYLSWVDPRQEQKLADEMVQRMRVKTPSTRQIIQYLSGGNQQKVVIAKWLAMHPKVLLLDEPTRGIDVGAKHEIYELMEELARKGVAILFVSSEMEEILGMADRVLVMHEGALSGELARDQLSEEAVMHLATGQQLTAV; this is encoded by the coding sequence ATGAGTGAAGACGCGATTCCATTTCTGGAAGTGGAGCGGATCTCGAAGCGATTCCCAGGCGTGAAAGCGCTTTCGGAGGTTTCGCTGCGCGTAGGGGCCGGCGAATCGATTGCGGTGATCGGCGAGAATGGTGCCGGCAAAAGCACGCTGATGAAGATTCTCGCGGGTATACAGCCACCCGATTCTGGGACGATTCGCGTCGAAGGCAAACCGGTCGAGATTCGTGGCGTGACCGATGCCCTGGAACTTGGCATCGCGTTGATTCATCAAGAGTTGAATCTTTGCGATAACCTTTCCGTTGGTGCGAATATCTACCTGGGCCGCGAGCCACGCACTTTGGGCTGGATTGATCAAAGCAAGGTTTGTGCCCAGTCGAAGACTTATTTAAAGCAAGTCGGACTCGATATCGATCCCCGTACGCTACTTGCGGATCTTTCGATCGGCCAACAACAGCTTGTCGAAATCGCCAAGGCCCTCTCGTGCAACGCGAAGCTGCTAATCATGGACGAGCCGACGTCCAGCTTATCGGCCCGCGAAGTGGAACGGCTGTTCGAGGTGATCCAGTCGCTTCGTGCTGCCGGCGTAAGCATCGTTTACATCTCGCATCGGCTTAGCGAAGTCCACCGCGTGTGCGACCGAGTCGTGGCGCTGCGCGATGGACAGAATAGCGGCGAGCTTTCCCGCGAAGAGATCTCGCACGATAACATGGTGCGATTGATGGTCGGCCGCGACTTGGCTCAATTTTATGCCCACGAGCCAATGACGCCTGGCGAGTTGGTGCTGGAAGTCAAGAACCTGCGCACGCATGCCCATCCGAAACACGAAATCAGCTTTGAGCTTCGTGCTGGTGAAATCGTTGGCCTGGCAGGACTTGTCGGGGCAGGGCGGACAGAGCTGTTCGAGACGTTGTTCGGCGTGCATCCGCCGGAAGGGGGCTCGATCGAAGTCAGCGGCAAACGTGTTGCGATGCGTTCACCACGTGATGCGATTGCCCAGGAAATATTCTTGGTACCGGAAGATCGAAAGCAGCAAGGCTTGGTGCTGCCGATGGATGTCGGGCAGAACACAACGCTTCCAGGTTTGCATCGGCTGTCGTATCTTTCGTGGGTCGATCCGCGGCAAGAGCAAAAGCTGGCCGACGAGATGGTCCAGCGAATGCGGGTCAAAACACCCAGCACTCGGCAAATCATTCAATACCTGAGCGGCGGCAACCAGCAAAAGGTGGTGATCGCCAAGTGGTTGGCAATGCATCCGAAGGTATTACTGCTCGACGAGCCGACTCGGGGAATCGATGTTGGCGCGAAGCACGAAATTTACGAGCTGATGGAAGAGTTAGCTCGCAAAGGGGTGGCAATCTTATTTGTTTCAAGTGAAATGGAAGAGATCCTGGGAATGGCCGACCGCGTGCTGGTGATGCACGAGGGGGCTCTGTCAGGCGAACTTGCACGAGACCAACTCAGCGAAGAGGCGGTCATGCATCTTGCCACCGGTCAGCAATTGACGGCTGTCTGA
- a CDS encoding ABC transporter permease: MLKNIVLFLLIFAIFGITSVIAPTFATPYNLDIMARWTGLYGIMAIGAAFVIIAGGIDLSMGSMVALVGVQFGILINDQQMNPYVAMVVVLVGAMLIGLGYGLLITKLKLQPFVVTLCGLLVLRSIARYLAHDDKISNFVSPEGGTDINYLTNMDFLWIPLPLWMLGGVALLSALVLNKTTFGRYLKALGNNEQAARYSGINTDWITISAYMICSLMAGISAILFAIDLNSVGPNEAGTFYELYAIAAAVLGGCSLRGGTGSILGVVLGTAILRELYQAIETLKFSELEGTVIGIVILAGVIADEIIRRVVDSRRRKQEAKASSG, translated from the coding sequence ATGCTTAAGAATATCGTTCTGTTTCTGTTGATCTTTGCCATCTTCGGAATTACGTCGGTCATCGCGCCGACGTTCGCCACTCCGTATAACCTCGATATTATGGCTCGCTGGACCGGGTTGTATGGCATCATGGCAATCGGTGCCGCATTTGTCATCATCGCCGGAGGAATCGATCTTTCGATGGGGTCGATGGTCGCTCTGGTGGGCGTGCAATTTGGCATTCTTATTAACGACCAGCAGATGAATCCCTATGTTGCCATGGTCGTCGTGCTGGTCGGGGCAATGCTGATTGGCCTTGGTTATGGGCTGTTGATCACAAAGCTGAAGTTGCAGCCGTTCGTGGTGACATTGTGCGGCTTGCTCGTCCTGCGAAGCATCGCGCGGTACCTGGCTCATGACGATAAGATCTCCAACTTCGTCAGCCCGGAAGGGGGCACCGATATCAACTATCTGACGAACATGGACTTTCTGTGGATCCCGCTACCGTTGTGGATGCTGGGAGGCGTGGCTCTGCTTTCGGCGTTGGTGTTGAATAAGACGACCTTCGGCCGCTACTTGAAGGCCTTGGGCAACAACGAACAAGCGGCACGCTACAGCGGTATCAACACCGACTGGATAACGATCTCGGCGTACATGATTTGCTCGCTGATGGCTGGGATCTCGGCGATACTGTTCGCCATCGATCTGAATAGCGTCGGACCGAACGAAGCCGGGACTTTCTACGAACTGTACGCGATTGCCGCGGCTGTGCTTGGAGGCTGTAGTCTGCGAGGCGGGACCGGATCGATCCTGGGAGTTGTTTTGGGAACGGCGATCCTACGAGAGCTTTATCAGGCGATCGAAACGCTGAAGTTCTCGGAACTGGAAGGAACGGTGATCGGGATCGTGATTCTGGCCGGCGTGATTGCGGACGAGATCATCCGCCGCGTGGTCGATTCGCGGCGACGGAAGCAAGAAGCAAAAGCGTCGAGCGGATAA
- the purQ gene encoding phosphoribosylformylglycinamidine synthase I, translating to MAQPKALLIRSPGTNCDLETAYAFEQAGAAADRVHLNRVLEKPELLNDYQILGLSGGFSYGDDISAGRIVGSLFRHHLMDAVKKFHEDGKLILGICNGFQILIKTGLLLADDEQGLPSSTLAWNDCQMFQDRWVNLRTSGNKCVFLNGVEQMYLPVAHAEGRFVARDEETLNRLAAAGQLCLTYAANREGEADVTFPDNPNGAQRHVAGVCDETGRIFGLMPHPERYIDRTHHPRWTRGEGNDPGDGLKLFQNAVAFFN from the coding sequence ATGGCTCAGCCTAAAGCCCTGTTAATCCGCTCGCCTGGTACGAACTGCGATCTCGAAACGGCCTACGCCTTCGAGCAAGCCGGTGCCGCTGCTGATCGCGTTCACTTGAACCGTGTTCTCGAAAAGCCAGAACTGCTCAACGACTATCAAATCCTCGGTCTTTCCGGTGGATTCAGCTACGGCGACGACATCTCGGCCGGGCGTATTGTCGGCAGTCTCTTTCGGCACCACTTGATGGACGCTGTCAAGAAGTTTCACGAAGACGGCAAGCTGATTCTCGGCATCTGCAATGGTTTTCAGATCCTGATCAAGACAGGTCTGCTGTTGGCCGACGACGAGCAGGGACTGCCTTCCAGTACGCTTGCTTGGAACGACTGCCAGATGTTTCAGGATCGCTGGGTGAATCTGCGAACGTCAGGCAATAAGTGCGTTTTCCTGAACGGCGTCGAGCAAATGTATTTGCCGGTCGCTCACGCGGAAGGCCGTTTCGTCGCTCGCGATGAGGAAACGCTCAATCGTTTGGCCGCCGCTGGGCAGCTTTGTTTGACCTACGCCGCCAACCGCGAAGGGGAAGCGGATGTTACGTTCCCAGACAACCCCAACGGTGCTCAGCGACATGTCGCAGGCGTCTGTGACGAGACCGGTCGAATCTTCGGCTTAATGCCGCACCCGGAACGCTATATCGACCGCACGCATCACCCACGTTGGACGCGCGGCGAAGGCAACGACCCCGGCGACGGGCTCAAGCTGTTCCAGAACGCCGTCGCGTTCTTTAACTAG
- the purL gene encoding phosphoribosylformylglycinamidine synthase subunit PurL, whose translation MTLWEVDIYPGPGHVDRLAASIVADAEDLQIATHLEIATAHGFLVQADFDADHIKLLADQLLVDNVVEKAVVAQAGEAILAEAPSTLYDRLIHVMPKPGVMDPVAQSTQAAIADFGKPAEAVRTFRKYWIGGLDDAQTERLVTKLLANDSVEQVINGPIDLERLSFGKSQPFELKTVNIRELDDDHLQLLSKEGQLYLTLVEMQTIQKYFQELGRDPTDIELETVAQTWSEHCSHKTLAGKIAYKDEKQELRFDNMLKETIFAATQEIRKKLGDDDWCVSVFKDNAGIVTFNDEYNICFKVETHNHPSALEPYGGANTGIGGVIRDPMGTGMGAKPICNTDVFCFAPPETDPASLPPGVLHPRRVMKGVVSGVRDYGNRMGIPTVNGAVYFDQRYLGNPLVYAGNVGLIPVDMSFKEVKPNDLIVAVGGRTGRDGIHGATFSSAELTSESESLSGGAVQIGNAITEKMVLDVLLEARDRNLYNAVTDCGAGGFSSAVGEMGEEIGAEVWLEKAPLKYEGLSYTEIWISEAQERMVLAVPEEKWPELEALFASEGSEAVVLGKFVPTGNLTLTYEGNKVGELDMRFLHDGRPPIVRDAIFTPPTTQPLSVEQDDTQSLGDDLRKILSSLNVASKEWIIRQYDHEVQGGSVIKPLVGIQNDGPSDAAVVRPVLNSRKGIVLSCGMNPHFGDFDPYDMAASAIDEALRNCVAVGADPSKIAILDNFCWGYTDRPETLGTLVRAALACRDLAIDLGTPFISGKDSLNNEFSYFDEHGDKKTIAIPSTLLISAMGQVEDVSTCVTMDLKSAGNRLYLVGLTKDELGGSHWALVNDKVGGQVPKVDTQLAKKVFGGIHAAIQAGSIRACHDLSEGGLAVALAEMAFAGGLGANVSLDNIPHELATESATSLLYSESNTRFVCEVPEASAAAFEAALADAPFAHIGNVAEHKELVVTHGETTLLDEPIELLKQAWQAPLNW comes from the coding sequence GTGACATTGTGGGAAGTTGATATCTATCCCGGTCCCGGACACGTCGACCGACTCGCCGCATCGATTGTCGCCGACGCCGAAGACCTGCAAATTGCCACCCACCTCGAAATTGCCACGGCCCACGGCTTTTTGGTTCAAGCCGATTTCGACGCGGATCATATCAAGCTGTTGGCCGATCAGCTTCTCGTCGACAACGTGGTCGAAAAAGCGGTCGTGGCTCAAGCCGGCGAAGCGATCCTCGCCGAAGCTCCTTCGACGCTCTACGATCGACTGATCCATGTCATGCCGAAGCCAGGCGTGATGGATCCCGTCGCACAAAGTACCCAGGCCGCCATCGCCGATTTTGGGAAGCCGGCCGAAGCGGTTCGTACGTTCCGCAAGTACTGGATCGGCGGTCTCGACGACGCCCAAACCGAACGTCTTGTCACGAAGCTGTTGGCGAACGATTCGGTCGAACAAGTCATCAACGGCCCCATTGATTTGGAACGACTTTCGTTCGGCAAATCGCAGCCGTTCGAGCTGAAAACGGTCAACATCCGCGAACTCGACGATGACCACCTGCAACTGCTCAGCAAAGAAGGCCAGCTTTACCTGACGCTGGTCGAAATGCAGACGATCCAGAAGTACTTCCAGGAACTAGGTCGCGATCCAACCGACATCGAGTTGGAAACCGTCGCACAGACTTGGAGCGAGCACTGCAGCCACAAGACATTGGCCGGCAAGATCGCCTACAAAGACGAAAAGCAAGAGCTTCGCTTCGACAATATGTTGAAGGAAACCATCTTCGCCGCCACGCAGGAAATTCGTAAGAAGCTGGGCGACGACGATTGGTGTGTCAGCGTTTTCAAAGACAACGCCGGCATCGTGACGTTCAACGACGAATACAACATCTGCTTCAAAGTCGAAACGCACAATCATCCTAGCGCGTTGGAACCTTACGGGGGTGCCAACACCGGGATCGGTGGCGTTATTCGCGACCCCATGGGCACCGGGATGGGTGCCAAACCGATCTGCAACACCGATGTCTTCTGCTTCGCTCCGCCTGAAACCGATCCAGCCAGCTTGCCCCCAGGCGTGTTGCATCCGCGTCGGGTCATGAAGGGTGTTGTCAGCGGTGTTCGCGACTACGGCAACCGTATGGGCATTCCCACGGTGAATGGCGCCGTTTACTTCGACCAGCGTTATCTCGGCAATCCCTTGGTTTACGCTGGGAATGTCGGCCTGATCCCTGTCGACATGTCGTTCAAAGAAGTGAAGCCCAACGACTTGATCGTTGCCGTCGGTGGACGTACCGGCCGCGACGGTATCCATGGTGCCACGTTCAGTTCGGCCGAACTCACCAGCGAAAGCGAATCGCTCTCCGGCGGTGCCGTTCAAATTGGTAACGCGATCACCGAAAAAATGGTACTCGACGTTCTGCTCGAGGCCCGAGATCGCAATCTCTACAATGCCGTGACCGACTGCGGAGCTGGTGGTTTTTCCAGTGCGGTCGGCGAAATGGGCGAAGAGATCGGCGCCGAAGTTTGGCTCGAGAAAGCACCACTCAAGTACGAAGGCCTCAGCTATACCGAGATCTGGATCAGCGAAGCTCAGGAACGCATGGTTCTCGCAGTTCCTGAAGAAAAATGGCCAGAGCTGGAAGCACTGTTCGCCTCGGAAGGAAGCGAAGCCGTTGTGCTGGGCAAGTTCGTCCCGACAGGCAACTTGACGCTCACCTACGAAGGGAACAAAGTTGGCGAACTCGACATGCGATTCCTGCATGACGGTCGCCCACCCATCGTTCGTGATGCCATCTTCACCCCACCAACAACGCAGCCACTTTCCGTCGAACAGGACGATACCCAATCGCTGGGGGACGACCTGCGAAAGATCCTCAGCTCGCTCAACGTGGCCAGCAAGGAGTGGATCATTCGTCAATACGATCATGAAGTCCAAGGGGGCAGCGTGATCAAGCCATTAGTTGGTATTCAGAACGACGGTCCAAGCGACGCCGCAGTCGTCCGTCCTGTTTTGAACAGCCGCAAAGGGATTGTCCTTTCCTGTGGCATGAATCCACACTTTGGCGACTTCGATCCTTACGACATGGCCGCAAGTGCCATCGACGAGGCCCTGCGAAACTGTGTCGCTGTCGGTGCTGATCCTTCCAAGATCGCGATCCTCGACAACTTCTGCTGGGGCTATACTGACCGGCCAGAAACGCTTGGAACGTTGGTTCGTGCCGCACTTGCTTGCCGCGATCTGGCAATCGATCTCGGTACACCGTTCATCAGCGGCAAGGACAGCCTCAACAACGAGTTCAGCTACTTCGACGAACATGGCGACAAAAAGACAATCGCCATTCCATCTACGCTGTTAATCAGCGCGATGGGTCAAGTGGAAGACGTCTCGACTTGTGTCACGATGGACCTGAAGTCGGCCGGCAACCGTTTGTATCTCGTCGGACTGACGAAGGACGAACTAGGCGGCTCGCACTGGGCATTGGTCAACGACAAAGTGGGCGGTCAAGTTCCGAAGGTCGACACCCAACTGGCCAAGAAGGTATTCGGCGGAATCCATGCCGCCATTCAAGCAGGCTCGATCCGAGCTTGTCACGACTTGTCGGAAGGCGGCTTGGCAGTTGCTCTAGCGGAAATGGCATTCGCCGGTGGGTTGGGAGCGAACGTATCGCTCGACAACATCCCGCACGAACTTGCCACGGAATCGGCCACCTCACTGCTGTATAGCGAGTCAAATACCCGCTTCGTGTGCGAAGTCCCGGAAGCTTCGGCCGCCGCATTTGAAGCCGCATTGGCTGATGCACCATTTGCCCACATCGGAAATGTCGCCGAACATAAAGAACTGGTCGTCACGCACGGCGAAACAACGCTGCTTGACGAACCAATCGAACTGTTGAAACAGGCTTGGCAAGCTCCCCTGAATTGGTAG
- a CDS encoding prephenate dehydrogenase encodes MASDFKQIAILGVGLIGGSIGLAALKRKIADKVVGIGRSAEKLAKAQRQGCITEGTTDWQAGIRGADLIVVCSPVESVIPLVEQLVPFCQPGTVITDAGSTKQKIVDTLHLSESVRGRKDVYFVGSHPMAGSDKSGSDHASADLFQNRVTIVTPVAETERTAQATVRKFWESLGSEVHQMSPSEHDAVVAATSHMPHVIAALVAGSTPEAMLKFTSTGWADTTRIAAGDIELWRQILSTNRAHVLQSLANFEKLLTAFRTSLEAGQDEHWIKLLKQGKHHRDIVGS; translated from the coding sequence GTGGCTTCAGACTTCAAACAAATCGCGATTCTCGGCGTCGGGCTCATTGGCGGTTCGATTGGGCTGGCTGCCTTGAAGCGCAAGATAGCGGATAAAGTGGTCGGCATCGGGCGCAGCGCCGAAAAGCTCGCCAAAGCCCAGCGACAAGGTTGCATCACCGAAGGCACCACTGACTGGCAAGCCGGAATTCGTGGCGCGGACCTGATTGTCGTTTGCTCGCCGGTCGAATCGGTGATTCCACTTGTCGAACAGTTGGTCCCCTTCTGCCAGCCTGGCACGGTGATTACTGATGCTGGTAGTACCAAGCAGAAGATCGTGGACACCCTCCATTTGAGTGAGTCGGTCCGTGGTCGCAAGGACGTTTACTTCGTCGGCAGCCACCCCATGGCCGGCAGCGATAAGAGCGGCAGCGACCATGCTTCGGCCGATTTATTCCAAAATCGTGTGACAATTGTCACCCCCGTTGCCGAAACGGAGCGTACCGCTCAAGCGACTGTCCGCAAATTTTGGGAATCGCTCGGCAGCGAAGTCCATCAGATGAGCCCCAGCGAACACGACGCGGTTGTAGCGGCTACCAGCCATATGCCCCACGTTATCGCGGCGTTGGTGGCTGGTTCGACCCCCGAAGCAATGCTTAAGTTCACCAGTACCGGTTGGGCCGATACCACAAGAATTGCCGCTGGCGACATCGAATTGTGGCGTCAGATCCTATCCACGAATCGTGCCCACGTCTTGCAGTCGCTAGCGAACTTTGAGAAATTGCTGACTGCCTTCCGAACCTCGCTGGAAGCAGGTCAGGACGAGCATTGGATCAAGCTGTTAAAACAGGGAAAGCACCACCGTGACATTGTGGGAAGTTGA
- a CDS encoding type II secretion system F family protein — protein sequence MLFSPRIRTDHLVQLCRRVGNQLQAGVDIRRVWLREAERAFGYQKHMMVEISDFLNRGGSLPDAVNRTGEYFPKLFRQMVELGDATGHIDRVFLELADQYEHQIQLRRSFRSVIAWPTIQLVLAILIVGGLIYIMGWVSKGTGSKIDPLGFGLVGTQGAIEYFAIVGMIVFSGFILYLMWSRGKFAVLQLDRLVMNIPWIGTPIRTLCLSRMAWALALTLKGGMEIRQAMRLSIDATRSQYYRQFSDTIDRDLIAGEEVHDALRRTRIFPPDFLDVVETGEIGGTLAESLDVLSVQYQQKARDALNTLANIAGVIIWMMIIGLIVAVIFKLFFAVILGPYYEALENPLGDPRR from the coding sequence ATGCTTTTTTCACCACGAATCCGTACCGATCACCTTGTCCAGTTATGCCGCCGCGTTGGCAATCAGCTTCAAGCTGGTGTCGACATTCGTCGCGTTTGGCTACGTGAAGCAGAGAGAGCTTTTGGGTATCAAAAGCATATGATGGTTGAGATATCCGATTTTTTGAATCGGGGCGGTTCGTTGCCTGATGCGGTCAATCGAACCGGAGAGTATTTTCCAAAGCTATTTCGGCAGATGGTTGAACTTGGGGATGCGACGGGACATATCGATCGAGTGTTTCTCGAATTAGCTGATCAATACGAACATCAGATTCAACTGAGACGTTCGTTTCGTTCCGTAATTGCCTGGCCAACGATTCAGTTGGTTTTGGCTATTTTGATCGTCGGTGGTTTGATCTATATCATGGGCTGGGTGTCGAAAGGCACCGGCAGCAAGATCGATCCGCTTGGATTCGGCTTGGTCGGAACTCAAGGAGCGATAGAGTATTTTGCTATCGTTGGGATGATTGTCTTTTCTGGATTTATCTTGTACTTGATGTGGTCGCGAGGAAAGTTTGCAGTTCTGCAACTCGATCGCTTGGTTATGAATATTCCCTGGATAGGTACCCCTATTCGGACTCTCTGTTTGTCTAGGATGGCATGGGCGTTGGCTTTGACATTGAAAGGTGGAATGGAGATTCGACAGGCGATGCGACTTTCGATTGACGCAACAAGAAGCCAATACTATCGACAATTCAGTGATACGATTGACCGCGACTTGATTGCTGGCGAAGAAGTTCATGATGCTCTCCGGCGGACACGCATCTTCCCACCTGACTTTCTGGACGTTGTCGAAACCGGAGAAATTGGCGGAACGCTGGCCGAGTCGCTTGATGTACTCTCGGTGCAGTATCAGCAGAAGGCACGTGATGCATTGAATACGCTGGCTAATATTGCAGGCGTCATCATTTGGATGATGATTATAGGCTTGATAGTCGCCGTGATATTTAAATTGTTTTTTGCGGTTATTCTGGGACCCTACTACGAAGCACTTGAAAACCCGCTTGGTGATCCACGCCGCTAA
- a CDS encoding flotillin family protein has product MENVLLLAQEGGLLEFFSGFWGIVSIIVIMVVMAFFGFLILLQSQYKRCPSNRVLVVYGRTGGGKSAQTVHGGAKFVIPLIQDYAYLSLEPIQIEIPLRGALSSENIRVNVPSCFTVAIGTMPGVMDNAAVRLLGLTTNEIRKQAEELIFGQLRQVIASMRIEEINRDRDTFLEHIQRSLEPELNKIGLVLINVNITDITDESGYIDAIGQKAASLAIQQARGDVADNEKMGEIRVASAQRDREVEVANATKARMIGTREAEREQAIRIAELEKEQTVGERAAEYEREAKVKDAEREKRIRIADADAAAIIGERNAEFEREAAVKDAEREKRIKIAEADATAIEGENISEAKVAASKAELAIKRAEAYERGEIRRREAEGAVQEAENKALAKAALAEAERVEAEKRALLEAPAKAEKAKIEVESAAEAAKRRILAQAEADAIYAKLEAEARGEYEKLAKKGEGLKAIVEACGSSKEAFQLMLLEHLDTLAESSAKAISNIKFDKVVVWEGGGQNGRSNTADWLSGMAKTLPPMMQVMKDIGGIELPEALVRYTEDPESLANGQSKPSEQEPSAN; this is encoded by the coding sequence ATGGAAAACGTATTGTTACTTGCCCAGGAAGGTGGCCTGCTGGAATTCTTCAGCGGCTTCTGGGGCATCGTCTCCATCATTGTCATCATGGTCGTGATGGCTTTCTTCGGGTTTTTAATCCTGCTGCAAAGCCAATACAAACGCTGCCCTAGTAACCGCGTGCTGGTCGTCTATGGTCGCACTGGCGGCGGCAAATCGGCTCAAACGGTTCACGGTGGCGCCAAGTTTGTCATTCCGTTGATCCAAGACTATGCGTACTTGAGCCTGGAACCGATTCAAATTGAAATCCCGCTGCGTGGTGCTCTTTCTTCGGAAAACATCCGTGTGAACGTGCCGAGTTGCTTCACCGTCGCCATCGGTACGATGCCAGGCGTGATGGACAACGCCGCTGTTCGTTTGCTGGGTCTCACTACGAACGAGATTCGCAAGCAAGCAGAAGAACTGATTTTCGGTCAGCTACGTCAAGTGATCGCCTCGATGCGGATTGAAGAAATCAACCGCGACCGCGACACGTTCCTCGAACACATTCAGCGTTCGCTTGAACCAGAACTCAACAAGATCGGTCTCGTCCTGATCAACGTGAACATCACCGACATCACCGACGAGTCTGGCTATATCGACGCCATCGGTCAGAAGGCCGCCTCGCTCGCCATTCAACAAGCCCGCGGTGACGTCGCCGACAACGAAAAGATGGGTGAAATTCGTGTTGCCTCAGCCCAACGCGACCGAGAAGTGGAAGTCGCCAACGCGACCAAGGCCCGAATGATCGGTACCCGTGAAGCGGAACGGGAACAAGCCATCCGCATCGCGGAACTTGAAAAGGAGCAAACCGTCGGTGAACGTGCCGCCGAATACGAACGTGAAGCGAAGGTGAAAGATGCCGAGCGTGAAAAGCGTATCCGTATTGCCGACGCCGACGCAGCGGCGATCATCGGTGAGCGCAACGCCGAGTTTGAACGCGAAGCCGCGGTGAAAGACGCCGAACGCGAAAAGCGTATCAAGATCGCCGAAGCCGATGCGACCGCCATCGAAGGGGAAAACATTTCGGAAGCGAAAGTCGCTGCCTCGAAAGCCGAGCTGGCCATCAAGCGAGCCGAAGCGTACGAACGTGGTGAAATCCGTCGACGCGAAGCGGAAGGTGCCGTTCAGGAAGCGGAAAACAAAGCCCTCGCCAAAGCGGCATTGGCCGAAGCTGAACGCGTGGAAGCTGAAAAGCGTGCATTGCTTGAAGCTCCTGCGAAAGCCGAAAAAGCGAAGATCGAAGTCGAATCGGCTGCCGAAGCTGCCAAACGTCGTATTCTCGCCCAGGCCGAAGCCGACGCGATTTACGCCAAACTGGAAGCCGAGGCCCGTGGTGAGTACGAAAAGCTGGCCAAGAAGGGTGAAGGTTTGAAAGCCATCGTCGAAGCGTGCGGTAGCAGCAAGGAAGCGTTCCAACTGATGCTGCTGGAACACCTCGACACGCTGGCCGAAAGCAGTGCCAAGGCGATCTCGAACATCAAGTTCGACAAGGTCGTCGTCTGGGAAGGTGGCGGTCAAAACGGCCGCTCGAACACTGCCGACTGGCTCAGCGGTATGGCCAAAACGTTGCCACCCATGATGCAAGTCATGAAAGACATCGGCGGCATCGAACTGCCCGAAGCTCTCGTCCGCTACACCGAAGATCCCGAGTCGCTGGCCAATGGACAAAGCAAGCCAAGCGAACAGGAACCTTCAGCGAACTAA